Proteins encoded together in one Triticum dicoccoides isolate Atlit2015 ecotype Zavitan chromosome 7B, WEW_v2.0, whole genome shotgun sequence window:
- the LOC119338706 gene encoding uncharacterized protein LOC119338706 encodes MATAKRSKAKAAKAKAAEAAKTARANAYEAERAADADAVRAAKIAKRKAREAKKAATTDTAKAKEAEEAARTAKFMAEEAAKAKEAADEARRLEDKETEWAQCEEELFASRFRRFWNKFYACRGRGVTFHQTTSIPAMRYTSPASRDSPDAMDTLQFKSVKIASIKECLHWPLQVFGIVAARDILDNKRNIIFHRPRNSCQTITEEDPYLALTGPSRAIAVSIDPSYIEVSLKVKGPTKAEDKDLSDLVVTYKSAYCLTGVYPSRLSTLKLEFSHVSFSVEATICIKLTGGSWPIGFQSVFTAGTSTDDVLVKLLDSGHDGLPVDANGVTKLSRRVVSVGLEKFLKVCLMAISINEKQVVESSEATFKPERADISLINLSLGFCSMEVAVAWSCFCDE; translated from the exons ATGGCTACGGCTAAGAGAAGCAAGGCGAAAGCTGCCAAGGCCAAAGCCGCGGAAGCAGCCAAGACAGCCAGGGCCAACGCCTACGAGGCCGAAAGGGCAGCTGACGCGGACGCTGTACGGGCCGCCAAGATTGCCAAGAGGAAGGCGAGAGAGGCCAAAAAAGCTGCCACGACGGACACCGCGAAAGCCAAAGAGGCAGAAGAAGCCGCCAGGACAGCCAAATTCATGGCCGAAGAAGCCGCCAAGGCAAAGGAAGCCGCGGACGAGGCGAGGCGGCTGGAGGACAAGGAAACGGAGTGGGCGCAGTGCGAGGAAGAGCTGTTCGCCTCGAGGTTCCGCCGTTTCTGGAACAAATTCTACGCCTGCCGCGGCCGCGGCGTCACCTTCCATCAAACCA CATCTATCCCTGCCATGCGTTATACGTCCCCTGCTTCTCGTGACTCGCCCGATGCCATGGATACTCTACAGTTCAAGTCAGTCAAAAtcgcatcaatcaaagagtgcttaCACTGGCCGCTGCAAGTGTTTGGCATCGTTGCTGCACGTGATATCCTGGATAACAAGCGCAACATTATTTTCCACCGTCCGAGAAATAGCTGCCAGACCATCACCGAAGAG GATCCATATCTTGCATTGACCGGCCCCAGTCGAGCTATTGCGGTGTCAATAGACCCTTCCTACATTGAGGTTTCCCTGAAAGTCAAGGGCCCTACAAAAGCTGAGGATAAAGATCTGAGTGATCTTGTTGTGACTTACAAAAGTGCGTATTGCCTAACTGGTGTTTACCCTAGCAGGCTCAGCACGCTGAAACTTGAATTCAGCCACGTTAGTTTCTCTGTGGAGGCCACAATCTGTATAAAACTCACTGGTGGGTCATGGCCAATTGGTTTCCAAAGTGTATTCACTGCTGGCACTTCTACTGATGATGTCCTTGTCAAATTACTTGATTCCGGACATGACGGGTTGCCTGTCGATGCCAATGGTGTGACCAAGCTCTCGCGTCGCGTGGTTTCTGTTGGACTGGAGAAGTTTCTGAAGGTTTGTCTCATGGCAATTTCGATTAATGAGAAACAAGTTGTTGAGAGTAGCGAGGCAACTTTTAAGCCTGAGAGGGCTGACATTAGCCTAATCAATCTTAGTCTTGGCTTCTGTAGTATGGAAGTCGCCGTTGCTTGGTCATGTTTCTGTGATGAGTGA